The following are encoded in a window of Cycloclasticus pugetii PS-1 genomic DNA:
- a CDS encoding DUF7931 domain-containing protein — translation MSIYELEHAVFRETKTTFNLNSFEENKLALVCLINQAHTDINIYSHTLNPLVFDTEAVIFACEQFCLKNHRTHINILVNETRPITRISHRLLGLSHRFSSSISFKKVAAASPPREDDFVCFDKSAYLQIPNYQHYVGLCNFSDADRTAQFLSYFKSAWEISSPDIELRSLPL, via the coding sequence ATGTCAATTTATGAGCTTGAACACGCCGTCTTTAGAGAAACAAAAACAACATTTAACCTAAACTCTTTTGAAGAAAACAAACTAGCCCTAGTTTGTTTGATTAATCAGGCCCACACTGACATTAATATCTACAGTCACACGCTAAACCCTTTGGTTTTTGATACCGAAGCAGTTATTTTTGCTTGTGAACAGTTTTGTTTAAAAAATCATCGCACTCATATCAATATATTAGTGAATGAGACACGTCCAATCACCCGAATCTCTCATCGCTTACTAGGTTTATCACATCGATTTTCTAGCAGCATTTCGTTTAAGAAAGTGGCCGCTGCTAGCCCTCCTCGTGAGGATGATTTTGTTTGTTTCGACAAAAGCGCCTACCTTCAAATACCTAACTATCAACATTATGTTGGCCTCTGTAATTTTTCAGACGCAGACCGTACTGCACAGTTCTTATCCTATTTTAAAAGTGCTTGGGAAATCAGTTCGCCAGACATCGAACTTCGGTCACTGCCATTATGA
- a CDS encoding ATP-binding protein, giving the protein MNNSIQSRLIFSASVVLFCFLGLAGVVLDAAYQKGAQNALNDRLQIHLYSILGKAEISRTNKLVMPTNLSEPRFSQLSSGLYAYIFDLNGEMVWRSTSSIGKLIEPIKRLKLGQKAYIKNHPGRQESVALHYKATLENEHSQQKTFEFVVIESTSSVDYQIAGFRSVLWQWLGGIGLILIILQFWIIRVSLRPLRHIVDDLESIQTGDAKYLDNDYSHELKEVANTLNKLIDNERTHLKRYRNTLADLAHSLKTPLSVLTGIYEKENLSQDDKKVIENQTLLMRQMVDYQLQKAAAKGHQTLAKPLDVELIVSQIIDSLNKVYADKSLKVIKDIEPNLLFNAEKGDVFELFGNLLDNAFKWANTVVEVSVKKVTNDSSSSIEITIEDDGVGICDDEIENVLKRGIRADESVHGHGIGLAVVNELVSLYKGTLTSGQSRLGGQKWTIVFPKN; this is encoded by the coding sequence ATGAATAACAGCATACAGTCTCGGTTAATTTTTTCTGCCAGTGTGGTGTTGTTTTGCTTTTTAGGCTTAGCAGGCGTAGTTTTAGATGCGGCCTATCAAAAAGGCGCACAAAATGCTTTAAACGACCGACTTCAAATTCACCTGTACTCTATTCTTGGAAAAGCCGAAATCAGCCGTACCAATAAACTAGTGATGCCGACTAACTTATCAGAACCGAGGTTCTCACAGCTTAGTTCAGGCTTATATGCCTATATTTTTGACCTTAACGGTGAAATGGTTTGGCGAAGTACCTCATCGATAGGTAAATTAATAGAGCCCATTAAGCGTTTAAAGCTAGGTCAAAAAGCCTATATAAAAAACCACCCGGGCCGTCAAGAAAGTGTTGCTTTACACTATAAAGCAACGCTGGAAAACGAACACTCTCAGCAGAAGACTTTTGAATTTGTTGTTATTGAGTCTACCTCAAGTGTGGATTATCAGATAGCTGGATTCCGATCTGTTTTATGGCAATGGTTAGGTGGCATCGGGCTGATATTAATTATTTTACAGTTTTGGATTATAAGGGTTAGCTTAAGGCCGTTAAGGCATATAGTTGATGACCTAGAAAGCATTCAAACCGGCGATGCAAAGTATTTAGATAACGATTATAGTCATGAATTAAAAGAGGTTGCTAATACACTCAATAAGCTTATTGATAACGAGAGAACACATTTAAAACGCTACCGAAATACCTTGGCTGATTTGGCACATAGTTTAAAAACCCCTTTATCCGTTTTAACGGGGATTTATGAAAAAGAAAATTTATCGCAAGACGATAAAAAAGTTATTGAGAATCAAACCTTGCTAATGAGGCAAATGGTTGATTATCAGTTGCAAAAAGCTGCAGCTAAAGGACACCAGACGTTAGCAAAACCGTTAGATGTAGAGTTAATAGTGTCGCAAATTATCGATTCATTAAACAAAGTCTATGCTGATAAATCATTGAAGGTGATAAAAGATATTGAGCCGAATCTTTTGTTTAATGCAGAAAAAGGGGATGTTTTTGAGCTGTTTGGTAATTTATTAGATAATGCTTTTAAATGGGCGAATACGGTTGTAGAAGTTAGTGTTAAAAAGGTAACGAATGATTCATCTTCAAGTATTGAAATTACCATTGAGGATGATGGGGTTGGGATTTGTGATGATGAAATTGAAAATGTTTTAAAAAGGGGGATTAGGGCTGATGAGTCTGTTCATGGTCATGGCATTGGCTTAGCGGTCGTGAATGAATTGGTATCACTGTATAAAGGAACGTTAACATCGGGCCAAAGTCGGTTAGGCGGGCAAAAATGGACAATAGTGTTTCCTAAAAACTGA
- a CDS encoding response regulator transcription factor, with the protein MRVLVVEDDQSLQEQLVENLTKRGFAVDATDNGTDALYFGTEYPIDIAIVDLGLPDIPGMEVIKQLRAKDINFPILILTARARWEEKVEGLEAGADDYLVKPFHTEELLARMNALIRRSAGVASPMLVCGPISLDSSAQQVLVDEKPVVLTAYEYKMLEYMMMHSGKVISKTEITEHIYDQDFDRDSNVIEVFVGRLRKKLDPNDQHKPIETLRGRGYRFSIPLNH; encoded by the coding sequence ATGCGAGTTCTTGTAGTTGAAGATGATCAATCCTTGCAGGAGCAACTGGTTGAGAATTTAACGAAGAGGGGGTTTGCTGTCGATGCGACAGATAATGGTACTGATGCTCTTTATTTTGGTACAGAGTACCCCATTGATATTGCGATTGTAGACCTTGGCTTGCCAGATATCCCAGGGATGGAAGTTATAAAGCAGCTTCGTGCTAAAGATATCAATTTCCCAATACTTATATTGACAGCTCGTGCACGTTGGGAAGAAAAGGTTGAGGGTTTAGAGGCAGGCGCAGATGACTATTTAGTTAAGCCATTTCATACCGAAGAGCTATTAGCGCGGATGAATGCGTTGATTCGTCGTTCTGCCGGTGTTGCATCTCCAATGCTTGTGTGTGGCCCAATATCATTGGATAGCAGTGCACAGCAGGTTTTGGTGGATGAAAAGCCTGTTGTATTAACCGCTTATGAATATAAAATGCTGGAATATATGATGATGCATTCTGGTAAGGTTATTTCAAAAACTGAAATTACGGAGCATATATATGATCAAGATTTTGACCGTGATAGTAATGTAATTGAAGTGTTTGTAGGCCGATTGCGCAAAAAATTAGACCCCAATGATCAACACAAGCCGATAGAAACACTAAGAGGACGAGGCTATCGCTTTTCCATTCCGCTTAATCACTAG
- a CDS encoding PepSY domain-containing protein, translating into MRTLKVILFTIFCNMAISSHVLACDEMIVLAVADIISLDEAIKTVKKNSKGKVLDAQTKQMNGQPVHVIKVLTDKGHVKKIRVQGTRK; encoded by the coding sequence ATGCGCACTTTAAAAGTAATTTTGTTCACTATTTTTTGCAATATGGCTATTTCAAGTCATGTTTTAGCGTGTGATGAGATGATTGTGTTAGCTGTTGCAGATATTATCAGTTTGGATGAAGCGATCAAGACAGTTAAAAAGAATAGTAAAGGGAAGGTTCTTGACGCTCAAACAAAGCAAATGAATGGGCAACCAGTTCACGTAATCAAGGTGTTGACTGATAAAGGACATGTTAAAAAAATTCGTGTTCAAGGTACACGAAAATAA
- a CDS encoding S49 family peptidase, translating to MAFFNKDKSIPNDQQWERSVLEKVALASVIEQRRTRRWNIFFKLLLLTYIIFISSLAMSPMSDVSTLSKGPHTAMVDVKGIIVSGGEADAESIIKSLKNAVKDPNTKGIVLRVNSPGGSPVQSSYVYEAIRELKNTHPTLPIYAVVEDLCASGCYFIASAADKIFVNQSSIVGSIGVVMNGFGFTDTMKSLGVERRLYTAGEHKGFLDPFSNVKPAEKAHVQGMLNDIHTEFIESVKSGRGERLAENPDLFSGLVWAGSESIELGLTDAIGDVRSVAKNEIGEEKIVDFTAQQPFLEKLAKSMGAATASFMANFTTLNKVFLF from the coding sequence ATGGCGTTTTTTAACAAAGATAAATCAATACCGAATGATCAACAGTGGGAGAGATCTGTATTAGAGAAGGTCGCTTTGGCTTCTGTCATAGAGCAACGACGGACACGACGATGGAATATTTTTTTCAAGCTTTTATTGTTAACCTACATCATTTTTATCAGTAGCTTGGCTATGTCACCGATGTCTGATGTAAGCACATTATCAAAAGGTCCACATACCGCGATGGTTGATGTTAAAGGAATCATTGTTTCGGGTGGCGAGGCAGATGCTGAGAGTATTATTAAAAGTCTAAAAAATGCAGTTAAAGACCCCAACACTAAAGGAATTGTTTTACGGGTGAATTCTCCTGGTGGAAGTCCCGTACAATCGAGTTATGTTTATGAGGCTATTCGAGAGCTCAAAAATACTCACCCAACACTACCAATTTATGCAGTGGTTGAGGATTTATGTGCCTCTGGCTGTTATTTTATCGCGTCAGCGGCGGATAAAATATTTGTCAACCAATCTAGCATTGTCGGCTCAATTGGCGTGGTGATGAATGGCTTTGGCTTTACGGACACGATGAAATCATTGGGTGTAGAGCGTCGTTTATATACTGCCGGAGAGCATAAAGGATTTTTAGACCCATTTTCCAACGTAAAACCTGCTGAAAAAGCACACGTTCAAGGGATGTTGAACGATATTCATACAGAATTTATCGAGTCTGTAAAAAGTGGCAGAGGAGAGCGTTTAGCAGAAAACCCAGATTTATTTAGTGGTCTAGTGTGGGCTGGCTCTGAGAGTATTGAATTAGGTTTGACTGATGCTATTGGTGATGTTCGATCTGTTGCGAAGAATGAAATTGGCGAAGAGAAAATTGTTGATTTTACAGCCCAGCAACCCTTTCTTGAGAAATTGGCAAAAAGTATGGGCGCTGCTACGGCATCGTTCATGGCTAACTTTACAACACTGAATAAAGTCTTTTTGTTTTAG
- a CDS encoding HAD family hydrolase encodes MITQYDLIIFDWDGTLVDSIDWIVECIQIIAKHQGIDQPSQQACKDIIGLSLSEAMVTLFPELSDDEKIAMVAAYREVYLAKKISTKDLFVDTLPTLEKLKQMGKTLAVATGKGQSGLDRSLDGTGLRPYFDHLRCAEKMQSKPSPHMLFDILDESGIQPDKAIMIGDSTLDLKMANNAGVSSIGVTTGAHSHEILSKQMPVACINNLMEIFEG; translated from the coding sequence ATGATTACTCAGTACGATTTAATAATTTTTGATTGGGATGGCACCCTAGTAGACTCTATTGATTGGATTGTTGAGTGCATTCAGATAATAGCTAAGCACCAAGGCATAGATCAACCTAGCCAACAAGCCTGTAAAGATATTATTGGCCTGAGCCTGTCAGAGGCAATGGTAACCTTATTTCCAGAGCTGTCTGATGATGAAAAAATAGCCATGGTTGCTGCCTATCGTGAGGTTTATTTAGCTAAAAAGATTTCAACAAAAGACTTGTTTGTTGATACATTACCGACCTTGGAAAAGTTAAAACAAATGGGTAAAACGTTAGCAGTGGCGACGGGTAAAGGGCAATCAGGTTTGGATAGAAGCCTTGATGGAACAGGGCTTCGCCCTTATTTCGACCACCTTAGGTGTGCTGAAAAAATGCAATCGAAACCTAGCCCACATATGTTATTTGATATTCTTGACGAAAGTGGTATCCAGCCAGACAAGGCGATAATGATTGGTGACTCAACATTAGATTTAAAGATGGCGAATAATGCAGGTGTATCCAGCATAGGCGTCACCACGGGTGCCCACTCACATGAAATATTATCAAAACAGATGCCGGTAGCGTGTATTAATAATTTAATGGAAATATTTGAGGGGTAA
- a CDS encoding RluA family pseudouridine synthase, whose protein sequence is MKTEAYDKVRFIEVDENSVGQRLDNFLMTQLKGVPKSHIYKIIRRGEVRINKGRAKNIYRLKVNDLVRVPPVKMEEKSTSSPAKWMLSSLEERVIYEDEHLLVLNKPSGMAVHGGTANSHGVIETLRFLRPEERYLELVHRLDKATSGCLLIAKNRKMLNGLQSLLRNRTISKTYTALLCGVIHKQSVNVNAPLEKRTLESGEHRVRVHPEGKKSETLFEKLAQYKGATLVSASPKTGRTHQIRVHAKHFGHPIAGDERYSTPAQYKSYREKGLMRLFLHASKLEFIHPLSEKKVMFEAPLDNELEMFLKTL, encoded by the coding sequence ATGAAAACAGAGGCGTATGACAAAGTTCGGTTTATTGAGGTCGACGAAAATTCAGTAGGTCAACGCTTGGATAATTTTTTAATGACGCAGTTAAAAGGCGTTCCTAAAAGCCATATATACAAGATTATTCGCCGTGGGGAAGTCAGGATTAATAAAGGGCGAGCAAAAAACATCTATCGTTTAAAGGTCAATGACCTGGTGAGGGTGCCACCAGTAAAAATGGAAGAAAAAAGCACGTCATCACCAGCAAAGTGGATGTTGTCGAGCCTTGAGGAAAGGGTGATATATGAAGACGAACACTTATTGGTGCTTAATAAGCCTTCTGGTATGGCTGTTCATGGCGGAACGGCAAACAGTCACGGGGTAATTGAAACATTACGGTTTTTACGCCCAGAGGAGCGTTATTTGGAATTAGTTCATCGTTTAGATAAGGCGACCTCTGGCTGTTTATTGATCGCAAAAAATAGAAAAATGTTAAATGGACTGCAATCATTATTACGCAATAGAACAATAAGCAAAACATACACAGCATTACTCTGTGGTGTTATCCATAAACAGTCCGTCAACGTGAATGCACCGTTGGAAAAGCGGACATTAGAAAGTGGCGAACACAGGGTGCGTGTTCACCCTGAGGGTAAAAAGTCGGAAACCTTGTTTGAGAAATTGGCGCAATATAAAGGGGCAACCTTAGTATCAGCGTCGCCTAAAACGGGTCGAACACACCAAATAAGGGTGCATGCTAAGCATTTTGGTCACCCTATTGCCGGAGATGAGCGCTATTCAACACCGGCACAGTATAAATCTTACCGCGAGAAAGGCTTAATGAGGCTTTTTTTACATGCAAGCAAGCTTGAGTTTATACACCCCTTAAGTGAAAAAAAGGTCATGTTTGAAGCGCCTCTAGATAACGAACTTGAAATGTTTTTAAAAACACTATGA
- a CDS encoding Rne/Rng family ribonuclease produces the protein MKRMLINATHTEELRVALVDGQKLYDLDIEVPAREQKKSNIYKGLITRVERSLEAVFVDYGANRHGFLPFKEITGQAIGLDTQDIKDKNQIKEGLEIVVQVEKEERGNKGAALTTQISLAGSYLVLMPNNPGSGGISRRIDGDNRTALREVLDQLEIPENIGLIVRTAGVGKSVEELQWDLNYLTHLWDAISLASKDRKAPYLIFQESNFVIRSIRDYLRADIDEVLIDSEASFNLAHDFMQQIMPQYLSRVKLYEDSVPLFTRYQIESQIETAYGREVPLPSGGSIVIDPTEALTSIDINSARATKGADFETTALNINLEAADEIARQLRIRDMGGLFVIDFIDMGPTKNQRMVENRIKEAMKHDRARIQFSRISRFGLLEMSRQRIHSSLTESSLPVCPRCHGQGTIRSVESLSLSIIRILEEEAMKEHTARVVVHVPIDCATFVLNEKRSEVEQIEETHKVSLIIVPDKHLETPHYEIERIRTKEAKQDTAASHERLQNSKTRDAKPYQREAVSQETAAVKNVMPATQRPTAPSNVANDGFFKRLLSKIVPSSEKQPVKKEPAKANKTSNNQQGNQQRNANPNENKNRNRNKNRNKNRNNKDQSKQNPNTSQAANVDGSNEKTNPKPAQTKQNDAEQPSRPRRRRRSNKRSPNSDAPKSQNTNIDESKPVESKPVESKPVESKPVESKSVESKSVESKSVESKSVESKSVESKSVESKPVEAKSTETGNTGVKNGTRHPRRRRRTTSNKPKPLDTANGSPETNQGAATSKPVDVESKPVESKPVESKPVESKPVESKPVESKPVEAKPVEAKPVEPKPVESLTKDQQ, from the coding sequence ATGAAAAGAATGTTAATCAATGCCACTCACACAGAAGAGTTACGAGTGGCCCTTGTCGACGGACAAAAACTATATGACCTTGATATAGAGGTACCTGCAAGAGAACAGAAAAAATCAAATATATATAAAGGACTTATTACCCGCGTAGAACGTAGCTTAGAAGCCGTTTTTGTTGACTATGGTGCTAACCGCCATGGTTTCCTTCCATTTAAAGAAATTACCGGTCAAGCGATTGGCTTAGACACCCAAGATATAAAAGACAAAAACCAAATTAAAGAAGGTTTGGAAATTGTCGTACAAGTTGAAAAAGAAGAGCGTGGCAATAAAGGCGCAGCGCTGACAACACAAATTAGCTTAGCAGGTAGCTATTTAGTATTAATGCCAAACAACCCGGGTTCGGGCGGTATTTCACGCCGTATTGACGGTGATAATAGAACAGCTTTACGCGAAGTACTTGATCAACTTGAAATTCCAGAAAATATTGGCCTCATCGTTCGTACTGCCGGTGTTGGTAAGTCAGTCGAAGAGCTCCAATGGGACTTAAACTATCTTACACATTTGTGGGATGCCATTAGTCTCGCTTCAAAAGACCGTAAAGCGCCCTATTTGATCTTCCAAGAAAGCAACTTTGTTATCCGTTCTATTCGTGATTACTTACGTGCTGATATTGATGAAGTTCTGATTGATAGTGAAGCATCATTTAATTTAGCACATGATTTTATGCAGCAAATTATGCCGCAATATTTATCGCGCGTTAAACTTTACGAAGACTCCGTTCCTTTGTTCACGCGTTACCAAATCGAAAGCCAAATTGAAACCGCTTACGGACGTGAAGTCCCTCTTCCATCTGGTGGGTCTATTGTTATAGACCCAACTGAAGCGCTCACCTCCATCGACATCAACTCAGCTCGTGCTACAAAAGGTGCTGACTTTGAAACGACCGCACTCAATATCAACCTTGAAGCTGCTGATGAGATTGCAAGACAACTTCGTATTCGTGATATGGGCGGCCTATTCGTCATCGATTTCATTGATATGGGGCCTACTAAAAATCAACGGATGGTAGAAAATCGCATTAAAGAAGCGATGAAGCATGACAGAGCACGTATTCAATTCAGCAGAATTTCACGCTTTGGTTTATTGGAAATGTCTCGTCAACGAATCCATTCATCGCTAACAGAGTCTAGCTTGCCTGTTTGCCCACGCTGTCATGGCCAGGGTACTATTCGAAGTGTTGAATCGCTCTCTTTATCCATTATTCGCATTCTGGAAGAAGAAGCGATGAAAGAGCATACAGCGCGGGTAGTTGTTCATGTCCCCATTGATTGCGCGACTTTTGTTCTTAACGAAAAACGTTCTGAAGTTGAGCAAATTGAAGAGACTCATAAAGTATCGTTGATTATCGTTCCTGATAAACATCTTGAAACACCTCATTACGAAATAGAACGAATTCGTACAAAAGAAGCAAAACAAGATACGGCTGCCAGTCATGAGCGCTTACAAAATAGTAAGACTCGAGATGCTAAACCATATCAACGTGAAGCCGTCAGCCAAGAAACGGCCGCCGTTAAGAATGTTATGCCTGCTACACAACGCCCAACAGCACCATCAAACGTAGCCAACGATGGTTTCTTTAAGCGTTTGTTAAGCAAAATAGTGCCGTCATCAGAAAAACAACCTGTTAAAAAAGAGCCGGCTAAAGCAAATAAAACGAGCAATAATCAGCAAGGCAACCAACAACGCAACGCTAACCCAAACGAAAATAAAAATAGAAACCGTAATAAAAACAGAAATAAAAATAGAAATAACAAAGATCAGAGTAAGCAGAACCCAAATACATCACAGGCTGCTAATGTTGATGGTTCAAACGAAAAAACAAACCCAAAACCAGCTCAAACCAAACAAAACGATGCTGAGCAACCATCACGACCTAGAAGACGACGTAGATCCAATAAACGTTCACCTAACAGCGATGCACCTAAGTCACAAAACACTAATATTGACGAATCTAAGCCTGTAGAATCTAAGCCTGTAGAATCTAAGCCTGTAGAATCTAAGCCTGTAGAGTCTAAATCTGTAGAGTCTAAATCTGTAGAGTCTAAATCTGTAGAGTCTAAATCTGTAGAGTCTAAATCTGTAGAGTCTAAATCTGTAGAGTCTAAACCTGTAGAAGCTAAGTCCACTGAAACTGGTAACACAGGGGTTAAAAACGGTACTCGCCACCCTCGCAGAAGAAGGCGTACAACAAGCAACAAACCTAAGCCTCTCGACACGGCAAATGGCTCACCAGAAACCAATCAAGGTGCAGCCACTTCAAAGCCAGTAGATGTAGAGTCTAAGCCTGTAGAGTCTAAGCCTGTAGAGTCTAAGCCTGTAGAGTCTAAGCCTGTAGAGTCTAAGCCTGTAGAGTCTAAGCCTGTAGAGGCTAAGCCTGTAGAAGCTAAGCCTGTGGAGCCTAAACCTGTTGAGTCATTAACCAAAGATCAACAGTAA
- a CDS encoding PaaI family thioesterase yields MKKISIQEKMRPNGCFGCGQDNPYGLQIESHWEGDEVVCQWTPKEYMIGPPNYLYGGISASLIDCHSVNTALSYAHKKVGNDDKYDRSIQMVTGSMNLRYIKPVPMKEVELRATVEKVEGRKYFIKTELQSDGITCVRGDVVAIQLKAAQ; encoded by the coding sequence ATGAAAAAAATATCAATACAAGAAAAAATGAGACCCAATGGATGTTTTGGTTGTGGGCAAGATAACCCTTATGGTTTGCAAATTGAAAGTCATTGGGAAGGTGACGAAGTAGTTTGCCAATGGACGCCTAAGGAATACATGATTGGGCCGCCAAATTATTTGTATGGCGGAATTTCTGCCAGTTTAATTGATTGTCACTCAGTCAATACAGCCTTGTCGTATGCTCATAAAAAGGTCGGAAATGATGATAAATACGACCGAAGCATTCAGATGGTGACCGGCTCAATGAACCTTCGCTATATAAAACCAGTTCCGATGAAGGAAGTTGAATTACGTGCCACAGTGGAAAAGGTTGAGGGTAGAAAATATTTTATTAAAACAGAGTTACAAAGTGATGGCATAACCTGTGTCAGAGGCGATGTAGTAGCGATTCAACTTAAAGCAGCACAGTGA
- a CDS encoding Zn-ribbon domain-containing OB-fold protein, with protein MSTKNERFSGPGPDQIYDDFLKKGVFSLPKCQDCQEFHFFPRVVCPHCGSFNLEWTAVSGKGEVYSTTTVRRKPERGGNYNVCHVTLEEGPRLMSRVEGVDPLDVKIGDQVSAVIKNDEDSSFIVFVPTQGV; from the coding sequence ATGAGCACCAAAAATGAGCGATTTAGCGGCCCAGGCCCTGATCAAATCTACGATGATTTTTTAAAAAAAGGTGTTTTTTCCTTACCAAAATGTCAAGACTGCCAAGAATTTCATTTCTTCCCTCGAGTCGTTTGTCCTCATTGCGGTAGTTTTAACCTTGAATGGACAGCGGTCAGCGGAAAAGGTGAAGTTTATTCAACAACAACCGTTCGACGTAAGCCCGAACGCGGCGGTAATTACAATGTATGTCACGTCACATTAGAAGAAGGCCCTCGCCTGATGAGCCGCGTTGAAGGTGTTGACCCATTAGATGTAAAAATTGGTGATCAAGTCAGCGCCGTTATCAAAAATGATGAAGACAGTTCTTTTATTGTCTTCGTACCAACACAGGGAGTTTAA
- a CDS encoding thiolase, with product MSHELRGSSAVVGVGLAGCGEAHGRMPLDILAEATHNALDDAGLKLSDVDGIFTGSSYHFMPALSTAEYLGIKPRFSDSSMVGGSSFVAHTLNAAMAIKTGQCDVALICYGSNQRTAGGKLATMSEQQIYEAPYKPRYPISSYALAAARHMHQYGTTREQMADVAVAARQWAQLNPAAFARDELTRDDVLNSRMISDPLSLLDCCLVTDGGGAVIMVSSERAKDFPNKPVYVLGTGTAHWHRQITQMPDLTTTAAVDAGKRAFTMAGLTKDDVDVVELYDAFTINTILFLEDLGFCAKGEGGAFVENGNIAPGGSLPVNTNGGGLSCVHPGMYGIFILIEAIQQLRGGCGARQVDNPEVALVNGNGGVLSSQVTTILGTEAVL from the coding sequence ATGTCACATGAATTAAGAGGTTCATCTGCGGTTGTTGGCGTTGGTTTGGCCGGTTGCGGCGAAGCTCATGGGAGAATGCCATTAGATATCCTAGCCGAGGCTACGCATAACGCGTTAGATGACGCTGGCTTAAAACTATCCGATGTAGACGGTATTTTCACCGGTTCGTCTTATCATTTTATGCCGGCATTGAGTACAGCAGAGTACTTAGGCATCAAACCGCGTTTTTCTGACAGCAGTATGGTGGGTGGTTCATCATTTGTAGCACATACCTTAAATGCTGCAATGGCCATTAAAACAGGCCAATGTGATGTTGCTTTAATTTGTTATGGCAGTAATCAGCGAACAGCCGGTGGAAAATTGGCCACCATGTCTGAACAACAAATTTATGAAGCACCTTATAAACCCCGTTATCCAATAAGCTCCTACGCACTCGCTGCGGCTCGTCATATGCATCAATACGGTACAACGCGTGAACAAATGGCTGATGTAGCTGTTGCAGCTCGTCAATGGGCGCAATTAAACCCAGCCGCCTTCGCTCGCGATGAACTTACTCGCGACGATGTGCTTAATTCGCGCATGATTAGCGACCCTCTTTCCTTACTAGATTGCTGCTTAGTAACCGATGGTGGTGGTGCTGTTATTATGGTATCGAGTGAACGGGCAAAAGATTTTCCGAATAAACCCGTTTATGTATTAGGCACTGGTACCGCTCACTGGCATCGTCAAATCACTCAAATGCCGGACTTAACAACCACCGCTGCCGTAGACGCTGGAAAGCGTGCGTTTACAATGGCCGGTTTAACAAAAGACGATGTTGATGTTGTTGAGCTTTACGATGCATTTACTATTAACACTATCCTTTTCCTTGAAGACTTAGGTTTCTGCGCAAAAGGCGAAGGTGGCGCTTTTGTCGAAAATGGTAATATTGCACCCGGCGGTAGCCTACCAGTTAACACCAATGGTGGCGGTCTATCATGTGTCCACCCAGGTATGTACGGCATCTTCATTCTTATTGAAGCCATTCAACAACTACGTGGTGGGTGTGGTGCACGACAAGTTGATAACCCAGAAGTTGCTCTGGTCAACGGCAATGGTGGAGTACTATCCAGTCAAGTAACAACAATTCTAGGAACAGAGGCAGTTTTATAG